One genomic segment of Acropora muricata isolate sample 2 unplaced genomic scaffold, ASM3666990v1 scaffold_754, whole genome shotgun sequence includes these proteins:
- the LOC136907784 gene encoding uncharacterized protein produces the protein MGVSSDIPATRKICGFKGHSALLGCSRCLKRFPGGFGEKKDYSGFERNSWKPRTNRDHRRQAVKMSQCKTKAEQNLVGQNSGISHYTVLLELEYFDVIRFCTIDPMHNLFLGTSKKMFKVWTDLKLFSKSQLKEIEERINSVEVPCDIGRLPMRITSNCGSYTAEQWKNWTLIYSIFCLKGVLPEEHFRCWQTFVLACKYLCQSVISKTDLEIADGLILKFCKSVETLYGKHVITPNMHLHNHLKEVILDHGPVTSFWCFSFERFNGILGSTTTNKRSVELQLMRQFLISRQLKDMDLPEQYQDDFHHLCSPTGMVNADVKDDASPLSWSVKHEFNNVATKAPLHGINWRNDSGVKVPSNYKLVHFDEDDAALLRDVYQIMYPESEIEMGSLGESIRKFGSLNIWSTTFGSKMQPRGIRSGKILASWPTDNGKDVLQETFCLSAGTVQYYFRHSVKVGDEHLTHHFACVKWYLPHRESTSLYGNPVRVCENRFYPGGPASFMPVQRIFSRFASAELELEGQKHIAVVPVMRNVHL, from the coding sequence ATGGGCGTTTCCTCAGATATTCCTGCCACACGAAAGATTTGTGGATTTAAGGGCCACTCGGCATTGCTTGGATGCTCTCGTTGTTTAAAGAGGTTTCCTGGCGGCTTTGGGGAAAAGAAAGATTACTCTGGATTCGAGAGGAACTCTTGGAAACCCCGTACTAATCGAGACCATCGGCGCCAGGCTGTCAAAATGTCTCAATGCAAAACGAAGGCAGAGCAAAATTTAGTGGGACAAAACAGTGGCATCAGCCACTACACTGTCTTACTCGAGCTTGAATATTTTGACGTCATCAGATTTTGCACCATCGATCCAATGCACAATCTTTTTCTCGGCACttcgaaaaaaatgtttaaagtaTGGACTGACTTAAAACTATTTTCAAAGAGTCAGcttaaagaaattgaagaaaggATCAATTCTGTAGAAGTTCCCTGCGACATTGGACGACTGCCCATGAGAATAACCAGCAATTGTGGTTCCTACACGGCGGAACAATGGAAAAACTGGACACTTATTTACTCAATTTTCTGCCTGAAAGGAGTCTTACCAGAAGAACATTTCCGATGTTGGCAAACGTTTGTGCTGGCATGCAAATATCTATGCCAGTCTGTGATTTCAAAAACTGACCTGGAAATTGCCGATGGTTTAATACTGAAATTTTGCAAGTCCGTGGAGACCCTGTATGGTAAACATGTTATTACGCCAAATATGCACCTGCACAATCACTTAAAAGAAGTCATACTTGACCATGGACCAGTTACTAGCTTTTGGTGTTTCAGTTTCGAACGTTTCAATGGAATTTTGGGAAGCACCACAACAAATAAGAGATCAGTTGAGCTACAACTCATGAGGCAATTTTTAATATCAAGGCAACTGAAAGACATGGATTTACCAGAACAGTACCAAGACGACTTCCACCATTTGTGCTCACCTACAGGTATGGTTAACGCTGATGTTAAAGACGACGCCTCCCCTTTAAGCTGGTCTGTTAAACACGAGTTTAATAATGTTGCAACAAAGGCGCCACTTCATGGAATAAATTGGAGAAATGATTCCGGTGTTAAGGTACCTTCAAACTACAAACTGGTTCACTTCGATGAGGATGATGCTGCTTTGTTGAGAGACGTTTATCAAATCATGTACCCAGAAAGCGAGATTGAAATGGGCAGTCTCGGCGAAAGCATTCGCAAGTTTGGCTCGTTAAATATTTGGTCTACTACCTTTGGATCGAAAATGCAACCGAGAGGAATTCGTTCTGGCAAGATATTAGCGTCCTGGCCAACAGACAATGGCAAAGATGTCCTTCAAGAAACATTCTGTTTGTCCGCAGGCACTGTACAATATTATTTCAGACATTCAGTTAAAGTGGGCGATGAGCATCTCACACATCACTTTGCTTGCGTGAAATGGTATTTACCACACAGGGAGTCTACAAGTCTATACGGCAATCCCGTAAGAGTATGTGAAAACAGATTCTACCCAGGAGGACCCGCGTCGTTTATGCCAGTTCAAAGGATATTCTCCAGATTTGCCTCTGCTGAACTCGAATTAGAGGGACAGAAACATATAGCAGTGGTTCCCGTCATGAGAAATGTACACCTATAG
- the LOC136907785 gene encoding uncharacterized protein — protein sequence MHYPRLSLSVLRVSESQNQSEAKRQGGGIYKKSAQKLSTSFSTFLERLLTLALVPLEPTSERFFSSEHSLVNCRMEGQINRIRSVMSEDCVVLLEELIQSNRDLAAENEKLRQEHEKTSKHQAEALNRIEQRLKEGETPGILRRRARPGARDREARNIAVPAACRRSVRKLYRVLIKREDFNGFELDENANSDNNRGIMDRVIEQVLHEYGGQERCPWSRAIMQAALQRYFLSCHETRRLKTSHKYEEHKKKSRKNGRQKEKLTRRTVALDMIQWQDANAKGRAAEVLLLDAMSSEESSYEDDGDGQPKVVGYKVKRLPWESRSLRKTKKNLDKAYQKSLTKRAKERTLPRTVSSDLSEREPPHGLPDWAVENCN from the exons atgcattatccgaggttgagccTTTCAGTGTTACGGGTCAGTGAATCTCAGAACCAGAGCGAGGCGAAACGTCAGGGGGGCGGGATTTATAAAAAAAGCGCGCAAAAATTATCAACATCCTTTTCAACGTTCCTCGAGAGACTGTTGACCCTTGCTCTTGTTCCTCTTGAACCCACTTCTGAACGTTTTTTTTCCTCCGAGCACAGTCTAGTTAACTGCAGAATGGAAGGGCAGATCAACCGAATTCGTTCAGTAATGTCAGAAGATTGTGTCGTACTATTAGAGGAACTCATACAAAGTAACCGTGATCTTGCCGCAGAGAACGAAAAGCTTCGGCAAGAGCATGAAAAGACTAGCAAGCACCAAGCAGAGGCCCTTAACCGGATTGAGCAGAGGTTAAAGGAGGGGGAAACTCCAGGCATTCTCCGCAGACGAGCAAGACCCGGGGCAAGAGATCGAGAAGCAAGGAACATTGCCGTTCCCGCTGCTTGTAGA AGATCTGTCAGGAAATTGTACAGAGTCCTGATCAAAAGGGAGGATTTCAATGGATTTGAGCTCGATGAAAA tgcaaATTCAGACAACAACAGAGGAATCATGGATAGGGTGATTGAGCAGGTCCTGCATGAGTATGGAGGACAAGAAAGGTGTCCTTGGTCAAGGGCTATCATGCAAG CTGCTCTGCAAAGATATTTTTTATCTTGCCATGAAACAAGGAGACTGAAAACGTCACACAAGTATGAAGAGCACAAGAAAAAGTCAAGGAAGAATGGTCGCCAAAAAGAG AAATTAACGAGACGCACAGTTGCCCTTGATATGATTCAGTGGCAAGATGCCAATGCAAAAGGAAGGGCGGCAGAGGTTCTCCTTCTGGACGCAATGAGCAGTGAGGAGAGCAGCTATGAGGATGATGGTGATGGTCAACCAAAGGTTGTTGGCTACAAAGTAAAGAGGCTGCCATGGGAGTCAAGGTCCttgaggaaaacaaaaaaaaacctagaTAAGGCTTATCAGAAGTCCCTTACTAAAAGAGCAAAGGAAAGAACCCTTCCTAGGACAGTGTCAAGTGATCTGTCTGAACGGGAGCCCCCTCATGGCCTTCCTGATTGGgctgttgaaaattgcaattga